A region from the Geobacillus vulcani PSS1 genome encodes:
- a CDS encoding undecaprenyl-phosphate glucose phosphotransferase produces MIRGRERFLTKVYVSMDFVIIQLAFILSWVMKFHLFHDGINGHLPLKNYLFWSLIYGAIAIVIGYLIELYGPKRKDKFSNELAKVLQVHTLSMFLLLSVLFTSKIVDISRLFLFLYFIWNVMLISIYRYIVKQSLRQLRKKGYNKQFVLIVGAGSIGRKYFENLQMHPEYGLEVVGFLDDFRTKHEPRFARYKPIIGKVSDLEHILIHQLIDEVVVALPLQAYPKYREIISVCEKMGVRASIIPDFYDILPASPHFEVFGDLPIINVRDVPLDELRNRLLKRLFDVVFSLLAIILTAPLMIAIAIGIKLTSPGPIIFKQERVGLNRRTFYMYKFRSMKHMPQSVSDTQWTVENDPRRTKFGAFLRKTSLDELPQFFNVLKGDMSVVGPRPERPYFVEKFKEEIPKYMIKHHVRPGITGWAQVCGLRGDTSIQARIEHDIFYIENWSLWLDIKIILRTITNGLVNKNAY; encoded by the coding sequence ATGATTCGAGGGCGAGAACGTTTTTTGACAAAGGTTTATGTTTCGATGGATTTCGTCATCATCCAGTTGGCATTTATTTTATCATGGGTGATGAAGTTTCATCTATTTCACGATGGGATCAATGGCCATTTGCCATTGAAAAATTATTTGTTTTGGAGCCTCATTTATGGTGCCATTGCCATTGTAATAGGATATCTCATAGAATTGTATGGACCAAAACGTAAGGATAAGTTTTCTAATGAGTTAGCGAAAGTATTGCAAGTACATACATTGAGCATGTTCCTATTATTAAGCGTATTGTTTACCTCGAAAATAGTTGATATCTCACGATTATTTCTATTTTTGTATTTTATATGGAACGTTATGCTTATCTCGATATATCGCTATATAGTGAAGCAAAGCCTTCGTCAATTGAGAAAAAAAGGATATAATAAGCAATTTGTTCTAATTGTTGGGGCAGGATCGATCGGTAGAAAGTATTTTGAAAATCTCCAAATGCATCCGGAATACGGGCTTGAGGTCGTCGGGTTCTTGGACGACTTTCGGACAAAGCATGAGCCACGCTTTGCTCGCTATAAACCTATTATTGGAAAAGTGTCGGATTTGGAACATATTTTGATCCACCAGTTAATTGATGAAGTCGTTGTGGCTTTACCGTTGCAAGCCTATCCAAAATATCGGGAGATTATATCGGTTTGCGAGAAAATGGGAGTACGTGCTTCTATTATTCCTGATTTTTATGATATCCTTCCAGCATCTCCCCATTTTGAAGTGTTTGGAGATTTGCCGATTATCAATGTGCGTGATGTACCATTGGATGAACTGCGAAATCGTCTTTTAAAAAGATTATTTGATGTTGTTTTTTCACTGCTGGCTATTATTTTAACGGCTCCGCTGATGATCGCAATTGCCATTGGAATCAAGCTAACTTCGCCAGGGCCAATTATTTTTAAGCAAGAGCGGGTTGGATTGAACAGAAGGACGTTTTATATGTATAAATTTCGTTCCATGAAGCATATGCCTCAGTCCGTTTCCGATACTCAATGGACAGTTGAAAACGATCCGCGTCGGACGAAATTTGGAGCGTTTTTGCGGAAAACGAGCTTAGACGAGCTGCCTCAGTTCTTCAATGTACTGAAAGGCGATATGAGTGTGGTTGGCCCACGGCCTGAACGTCCTTATTTTGTCGAAAAGTTTAAAGAAGAAATCCCAAAATATATGATAAAACATCATGTCCGTCCAGGGATCACAGGATGGGCTCAAGTATGTGGATTGCGTGGCGATACCTCGATACAGGCGAGGATTGAACATGATATTTTTTATATAGAGAACTGGAGTTTGTGGCTAGATATTAAAATTATTTTACGTACAATTACAAATGGTTTAGTGAATAAAAATGCTTATTAG
- a CDS encoding IS1634 family transposase, whose product MYIRRVTRKNKDGTTVAYLQLAHNEWDPKAKYAKAKVIYSFGREDEVDRAVLERLAKSISRFLSPEQAWEVETLTGEASDDFQFQSCKHLGGVWLLDQLWRQLGLGEILHSLFTSRHHQISLERLIFAMVANRALHPSSKLAMEEWVEKDVYIPHLPQAASHQLYRAMDELLAVQPELERQVFHAVADLLNLEVDLIYFDTTSSYFEVDPSETPEGESLRKQGFSKDKRPDLVQIVIGLAVTREGIPIRAWVWPGNTMDMTVIKQVKQDLIGWKLGRVISVMDRGFSSEENLRILQQAGGHYIVGEKMRSGKAAVEEALSRRGRYHEVDENLHIKEIIVGDGEARQRYVLVYNPSEAERQRKEREKLLESLKEELKGLRQLPNEAHHKATCRLRSHPSYGKYLRQLKDGTLRIDKQAVRDAEKYDGKYLIRTSDDTLSAEDVAIGYKQLVDIEQAFRTLKSTLELRPMYHRLEDRIRAHVLLSWLALLLVRIVEIRTHESWPNVRDECERLMLGHFSSKNGDLYQRTELTAKQAQFFAALGLEPPPKILGIHPRT is encoded by the coding sequence ATGTACATACGACGAGTTACACGCAAAAACAAAGATGGAACAACCGTGGCGTATCTCCAGCTTGCTCACAACGAATGGGATCCGAAGGCCAAATATGCGAAAGCGAAGGTGATTTATTCGTTCGGGCGCGAAGACGAAGTGGATCGCGCTGTCTTGGAGCGTCTGGCCAAAAGCATTTCGCGATTCCTTTCTCCTGAGCAGGCTTGGGAAGTCGAAACGTTGACAGGAGAAGCTTCCGATGACTTTCAATTCCAGTCATGCAAACACCTCGGCGGCGTCTGGCTCTTGGATCAGCTCTGGAGACAACTGGGGTTGGGAGAGATTCTCCACTCCTTGTTTACCTCCCGACATCACCAGATTTCGCTGGAACGGCTGATTTTTGCCATGGTGGCGAATCGCGCCCTTCATCCGTCAAGCAAGTTGGCGATGGAGGAGTGGGTGGAGAAAGACGTGTATATCCCTCACCTTCCTCAAGCCGCCAGCCACCAGTTGTACCGGGCGATGGATGAACTGCTGGCCGTGCAGCCGGAATTGGAACGTCAAGTGTTCCATGCTGTGGCCGATTTATTGAATTTGGAAGTCGACTTGATTTACTTCGATACGACTTCGTCGTACTTCGAAGTGGATCCCTCTGAAACACCGGAAGGAGAATCGCTTCGAAAACAAGGATTCTCGAAAGACAAACGCCCAGACTTGGTTCAAATCGTCATTGGGCTGGCTGTCACCCGGGAAGGAATCCCGATTCGCGCTTGGGTATGGCCTGGCAATACGATGGACATGACGGTCATCAAACAGGTGAAACAAGACTTGATTGGCTGGAAGCTTGGACGTGTGATCAGCGTCATGGACCGCGGCTTTTCCTCTGAAGAGAATTTGCGAATCTTGCAACAGGCCGGCGGACACTACATTGTCGGCGAAAAAATGCGATCCGGCAAAGCCGCCGTCGAAGAGGCCTTAAGCCGTCGCGGACGTTATCATGAAGTGGACGAGAATTTGCACATCAAAGAAATCATCGTCGGCGACGGAGAAGCGCGTCAGCGCTATGTTCTCGTGTACAATCCCAGCGAAGCCGAACGCCAACGCAAGGAGCGAGAAAAGCTGCTCGAATCGCTGAAAGAGGAGTTAAAAGGGCTTCGCCAACTCCCAAACGAAGCCCATCATAAGGCGACCTGCCGGTTGCGTTCCCATCCGTCCTACGGAAAATACTTGCGCCAGTTGAAGGACGGAACCCTTCGCATCGACAAGCAAGCGGTTCGTGACGCGGAAAAGTACGACGGCAAATATCTCATCCGGACATCCGATGACACCTTGTCTGCCGAAGATGTCGCCATCGGGTATAAGCAGCTGGTGGATATTGAGCAGGCCTTCCGAACATTGAAGTCTACATTGGAATTGCGGCCTATGTATCATCGCTTGGAAGACCGCATTCGGGCACATGTGCTGCTCAGTTGGCTTGCTCTCTTGTTAGTTCGGATCGTGGAGATTCGAACCCATGAATCGTGGCCGAACGTAAGGGACGAATGCGAACGTCTCATGCTTGGACATTTTTCTTCAAAAAACGGTGACCTTTATCAACGAACCGAACTGACGGCCAAACAGGCTCAATTCTTTGCGGCTCTAGGGCTGGAGCCTCCTCCGAAGATTCTAGGCATTCATCCTCGCACCTAG
- a CDS encoding bifunctional 2',3'-cyclic-nucleotide 2'-phosphodiesterase/3'-nucleotidase, producing MKKRKKYAAASMALALLAPSFGPTAVGAEDRDVVKLRILETTDVHMNLVNYDYFKDSPTNEFGLSKTARLIEQARAEQPNTLLFDNGDLIQGTPLGDYVAKVKPLQDGEVHPAVKLLHLLKYDAATVGNHEFNYGLDFLNEVYDDAKLPIVNANVYRDDHDQNPDNDVNYFTPYHIFAKDVVDEDGEKHTLKIGVIGFVPPQIMDWDKANLQGKVIAKDIVQSAQKYIPKMKAEGADLIVVLSHSGIETGGNSSNMENASYYLTQIPGVDAVLTGHQHKKFPALPGTTPDFPDGNGINNETGTINGVPVTMPGSWGDTLGVIDLTVEQVDGKWKVTQAKAQLRPVYDKATKTPLVDSEPAVEQAIQTEHEATIQYVRSPVGKTTSPINSYFALIKDDPSVQMVTNAQKWYVEKMLKGTKYEGLPVLSAGAPFKAGGRGGPSYYTDIPAGEIAIKNVADLYLYPNTVYALKITGAELKEWLEWSAGQFNQIDPNKTDVQPLVNNDFPTYNFDIIDGVTYEIDVTEPAKYDKNQNVINPNANRIKNLRFQGKPVTPNMEFIVATNNYRATTNRIINPGGKNTILAAPDENRQVIIDYIRENGTINPSADGNWTFAPVKGKQPVTVSFESSPEAQKYLPPDGSIRYVANLPSGFAQYEFALPLWKEEKPNPPKQPEKPTPPRGHVKKVYWDGVELKKGQIGRLTVEKPINLWKRTKDGRLVFVRILQPGEVYRVYGYDARFGGQYAVGGGYYVTDIDTHIRYETPSKEKLKLVNGE from the coding sequence TTGAAAAAACGGAAGAAATACGCGGCGGCGAGCATGGCGTTGGCGTTGCTGGCTCCTTCGTTTGGGCCGACGGCGGTGGGCGCGGAGGATCGGGATGTCGTCAAGCTGCGCATTTTGGAGACCACCGATGTACATATGAATCTCGTTAACTATGATTATTTCAAAGACAGCCCGACGAATGAATTCGGGTTGTCGAAGACGGCGCGATTGATCGAGCAGGCGCGCGCTGAGCAGCCGAATACGCTTCTGTTTGACAACGGGGATTTGATTCAAGGAACGCCGCTTGGCGACTATGTGGCGAAAGTGAAGCCGCTGCAAGATGGCGAAGTGCATCCAGCGGTGAAACTGCTGCATTTGTTGAAGTATGATGCAGCGACGGTGGGAAACCATGAGTTCAACTATGGCTTGGATTTCCTCAATGAGGTGTATGACGATGCCAAGCTGCCAATCGTCAATGCGAACGTGTACCGCGATGACCATGATCAAAATCCAGATAACGATGTCAACTATTTCACACCGTATCACATTTTCGCGAAAGACGTCGTTGATGAAGACGGAGAGAAGCATACGCTGAAGATCGGCGTCATCGGCTTTGTGCCGCCGCAAATCATGGATTGGGACAAAGCCAATTTGCAAGGGAAAGTGATAGCGAAAGACATTGTGCAGTCGGCGCAAAAATATATTCCAAAAATGAAAGCGGAAGGGGCCGATTTGATCGTCGTGCTGTCGCACTCGGGCATTGAAACCGGCGGAAACAGCTCGAATATGGAAAACGCCTCCTATTATTTGACGCAAATTCCGGGGGTCGACGCCGTGTTGACCGGCCACCAGCATAAAAAATTTCCGGCGCTTCCGGGAACGACGCCCGATTTTCCGGATGGGAACGGTATCAACAATGAAACAGGGACGATCAACGGCGTTCCGGTGACGATGCCGGGTTCATGGGGCGATACGCTTGGGGTTATTGATTTGACGGTTGAGCAAGTCGATGGAAAATGGAAAGTGACGCAAGCGAAAGCCCAGCTTCGCCCGGTGTACGACAAGGCGACGAAAACGCCGTTGGTTGACAGCGAGCCGGCCGTGGAGCAGGCGATCCAAACGGAACATGAAGCGACGATTCAGTACGTCCGCAGCCCGGTTGGAAAAACCACGAGCCCGATCAACAGCTATTTTGCGCTGATCAAAGACGATCCGTCCGTGCAAATGGTCACGAATGCGCAAAAATGGTATGTCGAAAAGATGTTGAAAGGGACGAAATATGAAGGCCTTCCGGTGCTGTCGGCTGGCGCTCCGTTCAAAGCCGGCGGGCGCGGTGGACCGAGCTATTACACGGATATTCCGGCAGGGGAAATCGCCATTAAAAACGTCGCCGATTTGTACTTGTATCCGAATACCGTGTATGCGCTCAAAATTACGGGAGCCGAGTTGAAAGAATGGCTTGAGTGGTCGGCAGGGCAATTCAACCAAATCGACCCGAACAAGACAGACGTTCAGCCGCTTGTGAACAACGATTTCCCGACGTACAACTTCGACATTATTGATGGCGTGACGTACGAGATCGATGTCACCGAGCCGGCGAAATACGACAAAAACCAAAATGTGATCAACCCGAACGCGAACCGCATTAAAAATTTGCGATTCCAAGGCAAGCCGGTGACGCCGAACATGGAGTTTATCGTTGCGACGAACAACTACCGGGCGACGACGAACCGGATCATCAATCCGGGCGGGAAAAACACGATTTTGGCCGCGCCGGATGAAAACCGGCAAGTCATCATCGATTACATTCGGGAAAACGGAACGATCAACCCGTCGGCGGATGGCAACTGGACCTTTGCGCCGGTGAAAGGGAAACAACCGGTGACCGTTTCTTTTGAATCGTCGCCGGAAGCGCAAAAATACTTGCCGCCAGACGGCAGCATCCGCTATGTCGCCAACTTGCCAAGCGGATTTGCCCAATATGAGTTTGCCTTGCCGCTTTGGAAGGAAGAAAAGCCCAATCCGCCAAAGCAGCCGGAAAAGCCAACCCCTCCTCGGGGGCACGTGAAAAAAGTCTACTGGGACGGCGTGGAGCTGAAAAAAGGGCAAATCGGCCGCTTGACGGTGGAAAAGCCAATCAATCTATGGAAACGGACGAAGGATGGGCGCCTTGTGTTCGTCCGTATCTTACAGCCTGGGGAAGTGTACCGCGTCTACGGGTATGACGCGCGCTTCGGCGGACAGTATGCGGTCGGCGGCGGGTATTACGTGACCGACATCGATACGCACATCCGCTACGAAACGCCGTCAAAGGAGAAGTTGAAGTTGGTGAATGGGGAGTAA
- a CDS encoding type IV toxin-antitoxin system AbiEi family antitoxin domain-containing protein encodes MNKEVSKIIKDIFVRQKGFAKTEDLTREGVSKYYIRKFEQNGEIIRIKRGLYRYAAFENDQNEEVVEVSKVIPNGVLCLLSALSFYELTTYNPWEYQIAIERKSRKPSLPDYPPIKIFYFSKKQFEYGIEEVEIGGHKISIYNREKTICDIIRYREKIGIDLMKEGLRNYLQSPEKNINKLVECAEKMRIKTVLLKYLEVLL; translated from the coding sequence ATGAATAAAGAAGTAAGCAAAATAATAAAAGATATTTTTGTGCGTCAAAAAGGATTTGCGAAGACAGAAGACTTAACCAGAGAAGGAGTGAGCAAATATTATATTCGAAAGTTCGAGCAAAATGGAGAAATCATCAGGATAAAACGTGGGCTGTACCGTTATGCTGCATTTGAAAATGATCAAAATGAAGAAGTGGTTGAAGTATCAAAAGTGATCCCGAATGGTGTTCTTTGTCTTTTGTCGGCATTGTCTTTTTATGAGTTAACAACTTATAACCCGTGGGAGTACCAAATTGCTATTGAAAGAAAATCAAGGAAACCCAGTTTGCCCGATTATCCGCCAATTAAAATTTTCTATTTTTCAAAAAAACAGTTTGAATATGGAATTGAAGAAGTGGAAATAGGCGGCCATAAAATAAGCATTTATAATCGTGAAAAAACGATTTGCGACATTATTCGATACAGAGAAAAAATAGGAATCGATTTAATGAAAGAAGGTTTGCGAAATTATTTACAAAGTCCTGAAAAAAACATCAATAAACTGGTGGAATGTGCTGAGAAAATGCGCATCAAGACGGTTTTATTAAAATACTTAGAGGTGCTTTTATAA
- a CDS encoding nucleotidyl transferase AbiEii/AbiGii toxin family protein, protein MGNVKNIPASVGERLKNIAKQSGKTFDFILLLYFQERLLYRLSISNYRDKFVLKGGLFLFSLTQFKSRPTKDIDFLARQISNDIQYIKTAFESICTLTAEEDGVEFDVKGITAERIKEGADYEGRSSPNYCVNSPLIDNMDLMT, encoded by the coding sequence ATGGGAAATGTTAAAAATATACCTGCTTCAGTTGGAGAAAGACTAAAGAATATTGCTAAACAAAGCGGAAAAACCTTTGATTTCATTTTATTGTTGTATTTTCAAGAAAGGTTGCTATATCGACTTTCCATTTCTAATTATCGGGATAAATTTGTTCTAAAAGGCGGTCTCTTTTTATTTTCCTTAACACAATTTAAATCTAGGCCAACCAAAGATATTGACTTTTTAGCCAGACAAATTTCGAATGATATTCAATATATCAAAACTGCGTTTGAGTCCATTTGTACGTTAACTGCTGAAGAAGATGGAGTTGAATTTGATGTAAAGGGCATTACGGCTGAACGAATTAAAGAGGGTGCTGATTATGAAGGGAGGTCAAGTCCAAATTATTGTGTAAATTCCCCTTTGATAGACAACATGGACCTGATGACTTGA
- a CDS encoding IS256 family transposase, with the protein MAQYHITLNDELLHGLFTRDEGLAKLLEQVLNQILEAQVEEQLGARRYERTEERKGYRNGSYPRQLTTRVGRLTLRVPRTRDGEFSTELFQRYQRSEQALVLALMEMVVNGVSTRKITQITEELCGTSFSKSTVSSLCKGLDPIIQDWNYRSLHEHVYPFVLVDAIYTKVREDGRVRSRAVLIATGVNEEGYREILGLQIGNSESESSWSEFFGWLKDRGLRGVDLIISDQHGGLVQAIEKHFQGATWQRCQTHFIRNILDAAPKYMQDALLEEIRGILHAPNKQTARLLLEQVLAKWEEKAPKAMQILEEGFEDATAVLDYPDRYRRRLRTTNGVERLNEEIRRRERVIRIFPNRESVYRLVGAVLIEIDEKWMSGRKYLDMAEYWQWRKTKEQGVRSVNQEAPAIKRVG; encoded by the coding sequence ATGGCTCAATATCATATTACCCTAAATGATGAACTTTTGCACGGGTTATTCACCAGAGATGAGGGATTAGCTAAGCTATTGGAACAAGTCCTCAATCAAATCCTCGAGGCACAAGTAGAAGAACAGCTGGGAGCTCGCCGTTATGAACGAACGGAAGAACGAAAAGGCTATCGAAACGGTTCGTATCCACGCCAGCTGACGACCCGGGTGGGACGGTTGACCTTGCGCGTTCCACGGACAAGAGATGGGGAGTTCTCTACTGAACTGTTCCAACGGTATCAACGGAGCGAACAAGCACTGGTACTGGCACTAATGGAAATGGTGGTAAACGGGGTGTCTACCCGAAAAATCACTCAAATCACGGAGGAATTATGCGGCACTTCGTTTTCCAAGTCCACGGTCTCCTCACTGTGCAAGGGACTGGATCCGATTATCCAAGACTGGAATTACCGTTCCCTTCATGAACACGTGTATCCGTTTGTGCTAGTAGATGCTATTTATACGAAAGTCCGGGAGGATGGACGAGTACGCTCCAGAGCCGTGTTGATCGCTACAGGAGTGAATGAGGAAGGATACCGGGAAATTCTTGGCCTGCAAATCGGAAACAGTGAATCGGAGTCCAGCTGGAGCGAGTTCTTCGGATGGCTGAAAGATCGGGGACTCCGGGGAGTGGACTTGATCATCTCGGATCAGCACGGTGGGCTGGTGCAAGCCATTGAAAAGCATTTCCAAGGCGCTACATGGCAACGATGCCAGACACATTTTATTCGCAATATCCTCGATGCCGCACCAAAGTATATGCAGGATGCCTTGCTCGAGGAGATTCGTGGGATTCTTCATGCTCCAAATAAGCAAACGGCTCGACTGTTATTGGAACAAGTGCTGGCCAAATGGGAAGAAAAAGCCCCAAAAGCCATGCAAATCCTCGAAGAGGGATTCGAAGACGCCACCGCCGTATTGGACTATCCGGACCGTTATCGTCGGCGTCTGCGCACGACCAACGGAGTGGAACGGCTGAACGAAGAAATTCGCCGCAGAGAACGGGTCATCCGCATCTTTCCGAACCGGGAATCGGTGTATCGCCTCGTTGGTGCCGTGTTGATCGAAATCGATGAAAAATGGATGTCAGGGCGCAAATACTTGGATATGGCTGAATATTGGCAGTGGCGGAAAACGAAAGAGCAAGGAGTCCGATCGGTGAATCAGGAGGCTCCGGCGATCAAGAGAGTGGGATAA
- a CDS encoding nucleotidyl transferase AbiEii/AbiGii toxin family protein has protein sequence MVAFLLMFGVFGPLFILPKGKQHGSFSISLFTQLYGLNYEGIRIKIPAALGKIKKQLQLDIGFGDVVIPKPQEMQYPTLLNMKPPEIRVYSTYSVIAEKFEAMISLSVVNSRMKDFYDVFTLLSTENFDGRVLWEAIFETFQRRRTNLEKEHPVFSSSFAEDESRNKQWKAFLQRTGIKEDLQFPFVMEKIRDFLFPVYDSILKEDEYWKMWNSRTLKWE, from the coding sequence ATGGTTGCATTCCTCCTTATGTTTGGTGTTTTTGGTCCACTGTTTATTCTACCAAAGGGGAAGCAACATGGCTCTTTTTCTATTTCCCTTTTTACACAATTATATGGACTTAACTATGAAGGGATTCGTATTAAAATTCCGGCAGCACTTGGCAAAATAAAAAAGCAATTGCAACTGGATATTGGATTTGGTGATGTCGTGATCCCAAAACCACAAGAGATGCAGTATCCTACTTTATTAAATATGAAGCCCCCGGAAATTCGAGTCTACTCAACTTATTCAGTAATAGCTGAAAAGTTTGAAGCAATGATCTCACTATCTGTTGTCAACAGTAGAATGAAGGATTTTTATGATGTTTTCACGCTTTTATCAACCGAGAACTTTGATGGACGTGTTTTATGGGAAGCGATATTTGAAACCTTTCAAAGACGTCGAACGAATTTAGAAAAAGAACATCCTGTGTTTTCATCTTCTTTTGCAGAAGATGAGAGCCGAAACAAACAGTGGAAGGCATTTTTGCAAAGAACGGGTATAAAAGAAGATCTACAGTTTCCCTTCGTCATGGAGAAAATTCGAGATTTTCTTTTTCCTGTATATGACTCAATTTTAAAAGAAGATGAATATTGGAAAATGTGGAATAGTCGGACTCTTAAATGGGAGTAA
- a CDS encoding PIN domain-containing protein, which produces MKIIDANIILRYLLNDHDDLSAKAATMIENNKVLLLKEVVVEVVYVLEKVYNVTHAEISDTLLELFKYDNIDVDDIEVLEEALILFGKRRLDFVDTLLYAYHKVKGYEVYTFDKKLNKVLEE; this is translated from the coding sequence ATGAAAATCATTGATGCAAACATTATTCTAAGATACCTGCTTAATGATCATGATGATTTGTCGGCTAAAGCGGCAACGATGATTGAAAATAACAAGGTGTTATTGCTAAAGGAAGTGGTCGTTGAAGTTGTCTATGTTCTTGAAAAAGTGTACAATGTCACACATGCTGAGATCAGTGATACTCTTTTAGAACTGTTCAAATACGATAATATCGACGTGGATGATATCGAGGTATTAGAGGAAGCGCTCATTCTGTTTGGCAAAAGACGACTGGACTTTGTGGATACCCTTTTGTACGCCTACCATAAAGTGAAGGGATACGAGGTATATACTTTTGATAAGAAGCTGAACAAGGTGCTTGAGGAATAG
- a CDS encoding CAP domain-containing protein: MRKWVQAVAIGMLLAAVGWLWMPSSSMVKAGGCGERVGTEKVWWDGAELKPGQIGRVTVVAPTELWLSNKAVKTLPNGGVYRVYALRGGDFDVGGGYVIKNDARVRYETPSREKLAAALCVQQAKTSMADVTMNGVAIGDPRAKVEAMYGKAKRKTKNAYGLYWEAYDQGGYKNFLMVSYDRDRVAAMYTNQPIVQTKKGTGIGTAKTVVEARYGQALAVIQKKDGFYSIQNDEYDTYFVDGRYVTFFYDRYNNNRVDGVLVVNRALEDKKPGFYGMPTEELRTAYEYQIFDLANAARRLHGLPALAWDAKAAAVAREHSEDMAVHHYFSHTNLQGLSPFDRMERHGIAYSVAGENIAYGQYDAIFVHEAWMHSLGHRQNLLYPNFTRLGVGVAFNSFHQPYYSQEFYAP; encoded by the coding sequence GTGAGGAAATGGGTGCAGGCCGTGGCAATTGGAATGCTGTTGGCGGCGGTCGGATGGCTTTGGATGCCGAGTTCATCCATGGTCAAGGCGGGGGGATGCGGAGAACGTGTCGGCACGGAAAAAGTGTGGTGGGACGGTGCTGAACTGAAGCCCGGGCAAATCGGCCGGGTGACGGTGGTGGCGCCGACAGAGCTATGGTTGTCGAACAAAGCAGTGAAGACGCTGCCAAACGGTGGGGTGTACCGCGTGTACGCGTTGCGCGGCGGGGATTTCGATGTCGGCGGAGGATATGTGATTAAGAACGATGCCCGCGTCCGCTATGAAACGCCGTCAAGAGAGAAGTTGGCCGCTGCTTTATGCGTGCAGCAGGCGAAAACAAGCATGGCCGATGTCACGATGAACGGGGTGGCGATCGGCGACCCGCGCGCCAAGGTCGAAGCGATGTACGGCAAGGCGAAGCGGAAGACGAAAAACGCCTACGGCCTATATTGGGAGGCGTATGATCAGGGCGGTTACAAAAACTTTTTGATGGTGAGCTATGACCGTGATCGGGTGGCGGCGATGTACACGAACCAACCGATTGTCCAAACGAAAAAAGGAACGGGCATCGGAACGGCGAAAACGGTGGTGGAAGCGCGTTACGGCCAAGCGCTTGCGGTGATTCAAAAAAAGGATGGTTTTTACAGCATCCAAAATGATGAGTACGATACGTATTTTGTCGATGGCCGCTATGTCACGTTCTTTTATGACCGGTATAACAACAATCGGGTCGATGGCGTGCTGGTGGTGAATCGCGCACTGGAAGATAAAAAACCTGGATTTTATGGAATGCCGACGGAGGAGCTGCGCACAGCCTATGAATATCAAATTTTTGATCTGGCGAATGCAGCGCGCCGCTTGCACGGGCTTCCGGCGCTCGCGTGGGATGCGAAAGCGGCGGCGGTTGCCCGTGAACATAGCGAAGATATGGCGGTCCATCACTACTTCTCTCATACGAACTTGCAAGGATTGTCGCCGTTTGACCGCATGGAGCGCCATGGCATCGCTTATAGCGTGGCGGGAGAGAACATCGCCTACGGACAATACGATGCGATTTTTGTCCATGAAGCGTGGATGCACTCGCTCGGACATCGGCAAAATCTTTTATATCCGAACTTTACCCGCCTCGGTGTCGGGGTGGCGTTCAATTCATTCCATCAACCCTACTATTCTCAAGAATTTTACGCCCCGTAA